In Perca fluviatilis chromosome 14, GENO_Pfluv_1.0, whole genome shotgun sequence, a genomic segment contains:
- the LOC120572199 gene encoding high affinity immunoglobulin gamma Fc receptor IB-like produces the protein MEVTALCIRLWMDMLVLLLLRIDHSYFAQKANVDFPRILPDRLQFFEYENVSVICEELGGLTEWRVMRRLNERSPTDSYIWQSSAPSCTINPAFKRHSGEYWCEDAEGNTRKGVIITINPGSVILELPASPVVEGDKVSLYCRKKDTQSNHIADFYKDGSKLGTWYSNNMTIQNVSKSDEGLYKCSISGAGESPQSWLTVLQESKAADEEIRPSSHPPNLPSLLWIVVLVALMLLVMGLLLCRKHRVFLSMAFGLFCSPVLGCLSSGKPTPGSHSPADPTDSEEDKIADSHHATYNVVKKQRREKVSDGDNAGDPDLMTYAVFKKQRKKKELDGSGAASKRRLTDESVFYSTVYYRRHIPD, from the exons ATGGAGGTCACAGCTCTCTGCATAAGACTGT GGATGGACATGTTGGTCCTGCTGCTTCTAAGAATTgaccacagttactttgctcaGAAAGCTA ATGTGGATTTTCCTCGCATTCTTCCAGACAGACTGCAGTTTTTTGAATATGAGAATGTCAGTGTGATCTGTGAAGAGTTAGGTGGTTTGACTGAATGGCGAGTGATGAGGAGGCTCAACGAAAGAAGTCCAACAGATTCTTACATCTGGCAGTCATCAGCACCATCCTGCACCATTAATCCCGCCTTTAAACGTCACAGTGGAGAGTACTGGTGTGAAGATGCAGAAGGGAACACACGCAAAGGGgtcatcatcaccatcaatC CTGGTTCTGTGATCCTGGAACTTCCTGCCAGTCCTGTTGTGGAGGGAGACAAAGTGAGTCTTTATTGTAGAAAGAAGGATACTCAGTCAAATCACATAGCTGATTTCTACAAAGATGGATCCAAACTCGGGACCTGGTATTCAAACAACATGACCATCCAAAATGTTTCAAAGTCTGATGAAGGACTCTACAAGTGCAGCATCTCTGGAGCTGGGGAATCACCACAGAGTTGGCTGACTGTTTTACAAGAAAGTAAAG CAGCCGACGAAGAGATCCGTCCTTCCAGTCACCCCCCTAATCTGCCCTCCCTGCTCTGGATTGTTGTGTTGGTGGCTCTGATGCTGTTGGTGATGGGACTTCTTCTCTGTAGGAAACACAGGG TATTTCTATCGATGGCATTTGGTCTTTTCTGTTCTCCAGTATTGGGCTGTTTGTCGTCTGGAAAACCAACACCAGGATCGCACTCACCTGCAGATCCTACAG ATTCAGAAGAGGACAAAATCGCTGATTCACATCATGCAACATACAATGTTGtcaaaaaacaaagaagagagaaag TGTCTGATGGTGACAATGCAGGTGATCCGGACCTTATGACATACgctgtttttaaaaaacaaaggaaGAAGAAAG AGCTGGATGGGTCCGGAGCAGCTTCCAAGCGACGTCTAACAGACGAGAGTGTCTTCTATTCTACAGTCTACTACAG GCGACATATACCCGACTGA
- the LOC120572567 gene encoding lamin-A-like, with protein sequence MYFNTTTFFYTDSKISHRDVTGPSVTAEEAEALTGKKEKKIKLLKKQLQDEQKKKEEAEKALEELMAKNMEEHASGVELREHEDSEYKEDKTGSANQSSATGPVIVHEVGRNGNYIRLRNTLSEDQQMGEWNLEMQINDTQPITYTFPKTFKLKADKIITIAVPGYGSLQYPTDLIWRELKSWTPGDKLKFTLSSNKGENQINSVHSLWKIIISLLSYYFFT encoded by the exons atgtattttaacactacaacctttttttacacAGACTCAAAGATAAGCCACAGGGATGTAACTGGTCCGTCTGTCACTGCAGAAGAAGCCGAGGCTTTgacaggaaaaaaggaaaagaagatcAAACTT TTGAAGAAGCAGCTCCAGGATgagcagaagaagaaagaggaagctGAGAAAGCTCTGGAGGAGCTGATGGCCAAAAATATGGAG GAACATGCAAGCGGAGTTGAATTGAGGGAGCATGAAGATTCTGAGTACAAGGAGGACAAGACGGGCTCGGCCAATCAGAGCTCAGCAACGGGACCTGTCATTGTTCATGAGGTTGGGCGAAATGGCAACTATATCCGTCTCAGAAACACGTTGAGTGAG GACCAACAAATGGGAGAATGGAATTTAGAAATGCAGATCAACGACACACAACCCATCACATACACATTTCCGAAAACATTCAAGCTCAAGGCTGACAAAATCATCACA ATTGCTGTCCCAGGTTATGGTAGCCTTCAATATCCCACTGATCTTATATGGAGGGAGCTGAAGTCCTGGACCCCCGGAGACAAACTCAAGTTCACCCTCTCCAGCAACAAGGGAGAGAATCAAATCAACTCAGTTCATAGTCTCTGGAAGATAATAATTAGCCTGCTGTCATACTATTTTTTTACCTGA